Proteins co-encoded in one Setaria viridis chromosome 9, Setaria_viridis_v4.0, whole genome shotgun sequence genomic window:
- the LOC117838925 gene encoding silicon efflux transporter LSI2, producing MALASTEKVVLGCIAFGIFWVLAVFPSVPFMPVGRTAGSLLGAMLMVLFRVMTPEQAYAAIDLPILGLLFGTMVVSIFLERADMFKYLGAALAWRSRGSKDLLFRVCLVSAVASALFTNDTCCVVLTEFILKLARQNNLPPQPFLLALASSSNIGSAATPIGNPQNLVIAVQSGITFGQFLIGVFPAMIVGVITNTCILLCYFWKYLSVPEKDQEGGGGAAAGPEVIADDEVTSHRFTPARMSHASSVNGVDADCISEPIRRSDSLNRADTHSMRSRSYNSEGDIQVAIRSMRASTMSQEMVEVSTICDRRDDAVGPRKITRTTSHQRSVIIEDAPEADAKDGEKGKDGDEVKEKRWKVLVWKSAVYLTTLGMLIALLMGLNMSWSAITAALVLLALDFTDAQACLEKVSYSLLIFFCGMFITVEGFNRTGIPNALWELVEPYSRIDSAKGTALLAIVILVLSNVASNVPTVLLLGSRVAASAAAISPASQKKAWLILAWVSTVAGNLTLLGSAANLIVCEQARRAQFYGYNLTFWSHLRFGVPSTIIVTAIGLLIVASY from the exons ATGGCGCTGGCGAGCACGGAGAAGGTGGTGCTGGGGTGCATCGCTTTCGGCATCTTCTGGGTGCTGGCCGTGTTCCCCTCGGTGCCCTTCATGCCCGTGGGCCGCACCGCGGGCTCCCTCCTGGGCGCCATGCTCATGGTGCTCTTCCGCGTCATGACCCCCGAGCAGGCCTACGCCGCCATCGACCTCCCCATCCTCGGCCTGCTCTTCGGCACCATGGTCGTCAGCATCTTCCTCGAGCGCGCCGACATGTTCAAGTACCTCGGCGCCGCGCTCGCCTGGCGGAGCCGGGGGAGCAAGGACCTCCTCTTCCGCGTCTGCCTCGTCTCCGCCGTCGCCAGCGCGCTCTTCACCAACGACACCTGCTGCGTCGTGCTCACTGAGTTCATCCTCAAGCTCGCGCGCCAGAACAACCTCCCGCCGCAGCCGttcctcctcgcgctcgcctCCAGCTCCAACATCggctccgccgccacgcccaTCGGCAACCCGCAGAACCTCGTCATCGCCGTCCAGAGCGGCATCACCTTCGGACAGTTCCTCATCGGGGTCTTCCCGGCCATGATCGTCGGCGTCATCACCAACACCTGCATCCTGCTCTGCTACTTCTGGAAGTACCTCTCCGTGCCGGAGAAGGAccaggaggggggcggcggcgccgccgcggggcccgaGGTCATCGCCGACGACGAGGTCACCTCGCACCGCTTCACGCCGGCGAGGATGTCGCACGCATCCTCCGTCAACGGCGTCGACGCAGACTGCATCAGCGAGCCCATCCGCCGGAGCGACAGCCTCAACAGGGCCGACACGCACAGCATGAGGAGCCGGAGCTACAACTCCGAGGGCGACATCCAGGTCGCCATCAGGTCCATGCGCGCCTCCACCATGTCGCAGGAGATGGTCGAGGTGTCCACCATCTGCGACAGGCGCGACGACGCCGTGGGACCAAGGAAGATCACCAGGACAACCAGCCACCAACGCAGCGTCATCATCGAGGACGCGCCTGAGGCCGATGCCAAGGACGGCGAGAAGGGCAAGGACGGCGACGAGGTCAAGGAGAAGAGGTGGAAGGTGCTCGTGTGGAAGAGTGCGGTGTACCTCACGACCCTTGGCATGCTCATCGCCCTGCTCATGGGGCTCAACATGTCCTGGTCCGCCATCACTGCTGCTCTCGTACTCCTGGCACTTGATTTCACTGACGCACAGGCTTGCCTGGAGAAG GTGTCATACTCATTGCTAATCTTCTTCTGTGGGATGTTCATAACGGTCGAAGGCTTCAACAGGACCGGCATTCCGAACGCGCTCTGGGAGCTGGTCGAGCCGTATTCGAGAATCGACAGCGCCAAAGGCACTGCGCTTCTCGCAATTGTGATTCTTGTTCTGTCAAATGTGGCCTCAAATGTTCCAACAG TCCTGCTGCTCGGCTCAAGAGTGGCAGCATCAGCAGCTGCGATCTCCCCTGCTTCACAGAAGAAAGCCTGGCTCATTCTAGCCTGGGTCAGCACGGTGGCTGGCAACCTGACTCTCCTGGGCTCAGCCGCGAACCTGATCGTGTGTGAGCAGGCACGGCGTGCGCAGTTCTATGGGTACAACCTCACCTTCTGGAGCCACCTCCGCTTCGGCGTGCCATCGACCATCATCGTCACCGCGATTGGTCTCCTCATCGTCGCCAGTTACTGA